Proteins from a genomic interval of Diospyros lotus cultivar Yz01 chromosome 6, ASM1463336v1, whole genome shotgun sequence:
- the LOC127803639 gene encoding uncharacterized protein LOC127803639 — protein sequence MDREKGSYWKNSLRDEKRKKPAAAATAATDVTFKAAAALSSAGASAGAASDASAGASAGEALDSLAGAGGDEASDSLAGASEDSLAGADALGEEASSEGDEASDSEGLGADDFGDAALGESEGDGAADLGDAALGDGAEAGVLEGAGADDLGDAAFSGAADLGVLAGGEDFLGAGAAAGLEAGESAAKAVPTTATKMRARTTIWRAIGFEFKVLLEIFVPLWFDERESRQWFSK from the exons ATGGATAGAGAGAAAGGGTCATATTGGAAAAACTCATTGCGTGATGAG AAGAGGAAGAAACCCGCAGCGGCAGCGACGGCGGCGACGGATGTGACCTTCAAGGCAGCGGCGGCACTGTCGTCGGCGGGTGCGTCTGCTGGGGCTGCTTCTGATGCGTCGGCAGGGGCGTCGGCCGGTGAGGCATTGGACTCGCTGGCGGGGGCCGGGGGAGACGAGGCGTCGGACTCGCTGGCGGGGGCATCCGAGGACTCACTGGCCGGTGCAGATGCCTTGGGGGAGGAGGCTTCGTCGGAGGGAGATGAGGCCTCGGACTCCGAGGGGCTGGGGGCCGATGACTTCGGGGACGCAGCGTTGGGTGAGTCAGAGGGGGACGGGGCCGCGGACTTGGGCGATGCAGCCTTGGGGGACGGAGCAGAAGCCGGGGTGCTGGAGGGGGCCGGTGCCGACGACTTGGGCGATGCTGCCTTCTCAGGGGCGGCGGACTTGGGTGTCTTAGCGGGGGGTGAAGATTTCTTGGGGGCCGGAGCAGCCGCCGGGCTGGAGGCTGGAGAGTCGGCTGCGAAGGCCGTGCCCACGACGGCGACGAAGATGAGGGCGAGGACAACCATTTGGCGTGCCATTGGGTTTGAGTTCAAAGTTCTGCTGGAGATTTTTGTTCCTCTTTGGTTTGACGAAAGAGAATCAAGGCAGTGGTTCTCTAAGTGA